The Rhodothermales bacterium genome contains the following window.
ATGCGGAACTCCATCGAGAGCGTCGGCTCGTCGACGTGGAGCGGCTTGAGCGGCTTCGGGTTCTCGGCGTCGGTGATGCTCTCGCCGAGTCCGATCCCGGTCATCCCGGCGACCTGCACGATGTCGCCCGGCCCGACCTCTTTCGCCTCGACGCGGTCGAGCCCTTCGCTGACGAAGAGCGCCGTGACCTGGGCGCGGTCCTTCGAGCCGTCGCGGTGGCAGAGCGTGACGGGCTGCTTCTCGCGGAGCGTCCCCTGCACCACGCGGCCACGGGCGATCGGCCCGAGGTAGGTGTCGGGCTTGACGTCGGTGACGAGGACCTGCAGCGAGCCCTCGGGATCACCGACCGGCGCCGGCACCGTGTCGACAATAGCTTTGACGAGCGGCTGGAGGTCGGTGAGCGGCTCGCCGAGCGCCGTCGTGCACTGCCCATCGCGAGCGACAGCGTAGAGCACGGGGAAGTCGATCTGCTCGTCGTTCGCGTCGAGGTCGATGAAGAGGTCGTAGACCTCGTTCAGCACCTCCTCGGGGCGCGCGTCCTGCCGGTCGATCTTGTTGATGACGACGATCGCGGGGAGCCCGAGCTCGAGCGCCTTCGAGAGCACGAAGCGCGTCTGCGGGAGCGGCCCCTCGGCGGCGTCGACGAGCAGCATGATGCCGTCGACCATGCGGAGCGTCCGCTCCACCTCGCCGCCGAAGTCGGCGTGGCCCGGGGTGTCGACGATGTTGATCTTGATGCCGGTGCCGTCGGGCGTGACGTGGCGGATGGCGGTGTTCTTCGCCATGATCGTGATGCCCTTCTCGCGCTCGAGGTCCATCGAGTCCATGACGCGCTCGTTGACGTCCTGGTTGTCGCGGAAGGTGCCGCCCTGCCAGAGGAGCGCGTCGACGAGCGTGGTCTTGCCGTGGTCGACGTGGGCGACGATGGCGATGTTGCGGAGGTTCTGCTGCTGCATGGGACTG
Protein-coding sequences here:
- the typA gene encoding translational GTPase TypA, with translation MQQQNLRNIAIVAHVDHGKTTLVDALLWQGGTFRDNQDVNERVMDSMDLEREKGITIMAKNTAIRHVTPDGTGIKINIVDTPGHADFGGEVERTLRMVDGIMLLVDAAEGPLPQTRFVLSKALELGLPAIVVINKIDRQDARPEEVLNEVYDLFIDLDANDEQIDFPVLYAVARDGQCTTALGEPLTDLQPLVKAIVDTVPAPVGDPEGSLQVLVTDVKPDTYLGPIARGRVVQGTLREKQPVTLCHRDGSKDRAQVTALFVSEGLDRVEAKEVGPGDIVQVAGMTGIGLGESITDAENPKPLKPLHVDEPTLSMEFRINDSPFAGREGKYVTSRNLRDRLFREVETNLAMRLEETESADRYLVFGRGELQMAILIEQMRRENYEFAVGMPQVITKEVDGKTHEPYETAIIDLPEEYMGVVIEKLGMRKGQMTKMVNHGTGRVRLEFEIPSRGLIGYRTEFLTDTKGTGLLTHLFLAYKPWAGPISHRATGALVADRAGKVTPYSIVNLQERGELFVGPQDDVYDGMIIGENSRDQDLEANITKEKKLTNHRASSADNFEKLTPPRRMSLEEAIEFIREDELIEITPASFRLRKRHLDPHARKRALMQQKAEASA